The genomic interval AATAAACACATCTTCCCAGACACTATCAGGGGACAAGAACCTGGTAAAACCCTGTACATCCTGTGTCCCTCAGCTGACTGTCAGGAGGGCACTAAAGAGCAGGATCTCCTAGGAAACTGCAGAGGCTGGAAGCATCCAGGATACACATCTGTCCAGTGTGGATCTTCTTAAAAACCAGGAGCATGAGTAGGTGTGAGTCTGCACACGGCCAGGAGATGAAGGCTGGCAgtcccctccacctccccagtctcCTGGAACCACCTTCCCGGTAGGGGATTCCCAAGGCGAGTCCTCAGCCTGAGAGGCTCCAAGGTCTGATGAGCAGGCCTGTGGAGCAAGCTTATGTTAGCTGAGCTCATTCTGGAAACCACAGCTTCCCACTGGCTTCTGATCAACAGGACCTTGTCTTGCCCAGGAAGCCAAATCATAACAGAGGGCTTCTGAGCAAGTTCCGAGATGCAAAGGTTTCACAGCCCTGGCTATGCAGCCCCGTAATCATGCCCACAACAGCTGCCCCTGGCGTCAGGTGGACCAAGTGCATCCTTGCACCTGGTCTCCTTGCCCCTTCCCCTGACACAGTGTAGATGGCACTGCCAACACCTCATCCAAGCCAGAACTTTCTCTGTGTTTCTACAGTTACAGAGCCAAGCCTCTGCTCTGGGCCGGCTATCATTCTGTGTCCTGAAGAAGGCTTGGCTTAACTCTCTtctagtccattttctgttggaTTTAAAGCTTGGCTTTCAGACTTCAGCCTTAGTtccctcctttccatgccactggCCGAAGTCTCCCGgccttaaactttttatttttaatttttgtgggtaatagtagatgtatatatttatggggtacatgagattttgatataggcatacaatgtgtaataatcacatcagggtaaatgaggtatccatcaaCTAAAGCAttcatcctttgtgttacaaatagtccagttatactcttagttattttcaaatgtacaattaaattattattgactatagtcaccctgctgtgctatcaaatactaggtcttatttattctttctggttttttgtacccactaaccaAGGCCAATGATCATTACTTTAATACATGCTTTCCTGAAGGTGTTAGTGTTTTTTAAGCATTCAATTTAGTTTGTGTTTAGAATTCAAAGTTAGCAAATATGGCTTCCATGCCACTTgcactctttcaaaaaaagtcatgacagacatcactaatcaattaCTGTACTCTTTCTCCCTGAGCCTGGAGTGTCCCAGGAATCCTTAATATAGTCTTCTAAGCAATCCTCATCCAACAATTGGAATTGGCAAGTGAAAAGAAACTAACATGTCATCCCTTGATGCAATTACAGTTAGGGACAGAGTCATCTTTTGAATTCCTTCCACTATGTTTATCCCTTTACTATGTGACAGTAATCTCTGTCACCAAGAGCTAGCATCCCAACTCATATACCATTTCTGTGAAATTATAATCTCCATCTACTTTGAGTggcaaagaaaagaatcattcaCAATCCACTGTTGAAATTTTGTCAGATAATACAAACAACAAATGTTGTTAGCTGTCTAATGATTTTGTGTTATTTCCTTAAggaaatttcttctcatttttaccCAGTAGAAAGGTCTTGACTTCCTATTTTCCATGTCTCCTTGATGTGACAGCATATCTGAGTCCTTGTTATGGGCACACGTGACAGTGCATCAGATGCTCTCAGGAAAGAAAGTGGCTTTCACACAGATTCCTTGCTCACCTTACATAACTGTACAGAATTCCCACAACACAGACACAGGTTTTTCTCATCTTACATTCTCTTCAGCCTGTTAAGACATTTCCAGTGACTAAATTTAGTAGCACATTAGCAGTATCACTACTCAAGGGCCTATTAAACATCAGCTCAATGGAAACCTCTTAGAATTGTAAAGCAAACCAAATACAATTCAAATGTAGAGAAGGATTATACTTAAATGGTAGACCATAAAAGAGACTCATATGGGAAAACGCAGGCAGAAAAGATTATGCCAGtgtctttttgttgtttagttttgttttgttttgtttgagacggggtcttgttccatcgcccaggctggagtgtgcctgcagtggtgtgatcatggctcactacagccttgacctcccgggctcaagccatcctcctacctcagtcccctgagtagctgggactacaggcgtatgccaccacatctggctaattttaattttttttgtagagtcagggtctcactatattgcccaggttggtctcaagcacctggcctcaagtgatcctccctcctcagcctcccaaagtgctgagattataggcatgagccgccatgcccaacTATACAGTGTCTTTAAACTAGAGGATTCCTAATTCTTCTTAGGAGAATCCCAATAGCTAGGACAGTGGGAGGTCTTGTTCTAACATTTACCTGAAGGCAGGATTTTATTcccaaacttattttatttactttatttatttatttatttatttatttatttatttatttattgagatagagtcttactctgttgcccaggctggagtgcagtggtaaaatctcagctcactgcgacctctgcctcctgggttcaagcaattttcctgccccagcctcccgagtacctgggactacagacatgcaccaccacacccagctaattttttgtattcttagtagagatggcagtttcaccacgttggccaggttggtctcgaactccttacctcaagtgatccacccgcctccagcctcccaaagtgttgggattataggcgtgagccaccactcctggccatcttttaattttttttaaatatcaaacttgcagaaaagttgaaaatcaGTTAAACAAACACCCAATTACCCttcactaaatatatatatatttttgctgaaGCGTTTGGAGTAAGTTGCAGACATATGCTCACTTCACCCCTAAATACTACTTCACCTGCAGCTCCTAAAAGAAGaacattctcttacataaccCAATACCATGATCACAATgaagaaatttaacatttaacatgggtacaataatattatctaataatctgtatttttaaaaaatctttatcttGCATCTAATCCGGGTTCACGCCTTGTATTTGACTGTTTAATACCTTTTCATCTAGAGCTGTCTCCCCACCTTTTTTCGTCTTTCATGACGTTGACATTCTTGGAGAGCCTAATGGACTATTCTGGAATCTCTATTTGCCTAATTACTGCCTCGTGATGTAATTCagattaacctttttttttttttttttttttttttctagttctaagATGCCCctgtggatgcctgaaactgcaaaGGGTACCAAGCCTGACTGCCGCCAATCAGAAGAAGTTTCTGTTCAGGTCTTCCACCCACAAATGTAATGCCTTTTTCgtcttaactaagcacttatcacGCACTGTGGTCATcacttttgcagtttgaggtaCAACAGCAAACCAgcacacattctttttctttctttacaatttCAGAATTGGAAATTTTATTCTGATCATAGATTTTGGCAATCTCAGCAAAAGATTTTGTTTCTTGAGAACTTTTGCCTTTTCGCTTAAAGGAAGCACTTGAGGTCTTCTCTTTGGCGTATCCGAATTGCTGGCATCACTACGCTTGTGCTTTGGCGCCATTATTTAGTAAAATAAGGGTTCCTTGAACACAGGCACTGCGATACCATGACAGTCGATCTGATAAGCTAGACAGCTAGCGGACTAGTGACTGACGGCCGGTGGTGTCTCCAGCATGGATACGCGGGACagagggatgattcacatcctgaGCAGGATGGAGTGGGACAGCGACAGATTTCATTGCGCTGCTCAGAACAGCGCGTGATTTAAAACTTGTGAATTTTAGCAGGACGGGGAGGGGCGCGGCTGGCCGGTCTTCCTTCTCCCGCGGCGCCAGCCGTGCTGGGCGGGTGGAGGCGCGGAGTCGTCCCCATGGCCCCCGCTCCGGAGCCCTGCGAGCCCGCGAAGGGGAAGCTCTTTAAGCTCCTAGGCATTTCAGTTGTTGAAAATATTCCCTGTGCCCGGGATTCAATATTGTATGGTTCATTAGGATCTGTTGTGGCTGGCTttggacatttttttttgttaactaGTAGAATTTGAAAATCATGTGATGTTGGAGTAGGAGGATTTATCTTGGTGACTTTGGGATGCTGGTTTCATTGTAGGTATAATTATGCAAAGCAAAGAAACCAGGAAAGAATTGCCAgagaaggaattaaaaataagatgttACACGAAAGTACCCACCTTGatcctgaaagaaaagaaaccaagggCAACAGCAGCAATTGAACAATCTTGAGCACAGAAAATCAGACTCCCTGAAGTCAGTGTGAACAAAGCTAAGCTCAACcacataaaacattttatgtacAATAAGCTCTCAATCAAGTAAATAAAGTTCGTTTAAgttgtaataaataaatagagaaataaataaaacttttgaattgtttatttgtggagttttaaatttaacattttcaggCTGTGGCTAAAACTCAGGATAGTGAAACCACACATAAGAGAGTACTACTGTTATCACATCAGCAGGCATATAATGTTAGTCTCATTATTTGTAaacctaactttaaaaaaatttttttaaatatttatgggtacaatgtaggtgtatatatttatgggatatgtgagatgttttgatacagacatgcaattgTAAAATCATGGAGAATGGGTTATCCATCCCCCTCAAAGCATTTATCctctgtgttacaaacattccaattatactcttttagttattgttAAATGTTcatttaagttattattgactatagtcacgctgttgtgctgtcaaatagtaggtcttattcactttctattttttgtacgcATTAACCATTCCTACCTCCCTCTGACAGCGCCCCCACTCCTGCAACCACCACCACTCCCCTTCCCacactctggtaaccatcctaaCTGTCtacctccatgagttcaattgtttccatttttagatcctacaagtaagtgagaacatgcaatgtttgtcttttattttataaacctaATTTTGATCATTTAGTTAAGATGATGTCCAaaaggtttctccactgtaattAACACATAATCTGCAACATGGTAGTTTGGTAATGTGTAAATATCCCATACCCAAGGACCTCTCACCCTACGGCCTTAGCACACGTTGACCATATTGACTGAATCAGTTATAACGAGGGTCTTTACAAAATAGTGATGATCTAATTCTATCATTCCTTCTATCTTTATTAGCCGGCATTCTTCCATGAAGACAAGCTGAAATCTTGGTTTATAACTGTCATAAATCACATTTCAAGCAGCAGGAACTCTCCCACTGGAAATCCAATGAGAAGCACAGTGTGCTATGCGAGGTCACAGCAGTTCCAAAAATGGAAATCACCATAGCTTTGGTTcccacttttcttcctcctcctcatgctGTTTCTCCTCCAACTGCTCCATGTATCGAATACTTTGTTGCCAGTGTTGTGGTTTAAGGGCTTCAAACAGGCCAGGcacctggctcatgcctgtactcccagcactttgggaggccaaggtgggccgatcacttaagcccaggagttggagaccagcctgggcaacacagtgaaaccccatctctagaagaaaatttaaaaaattagctgggcgtggtggtgcacgcctatagtcccagctactcaggaggctgagacaggaggatcacctgagcccagggaggtcaaggctgcagtgagctgtgattgcgccactgcactccagcctgggcaacagagtgaaaccctgtctcaaaaaaaaagaaaaagttgcttTACATACATAAAATCATTTAGTTATTCCCAGCAACCCTACGAGGTAGGTGATAGCAGgcccatttttcagataaggaaattgaagcacagagaagCAGCTTGCCCAAGGACATCCAGTGAGTGACAGATTTGAGGTTTGAACTCAGATGCATTTGATTTCGAAAGTCATGTTCCTGCCCAGCCACATTCCTACAGCACTGCATTACTTTTTTTTGCATGCACAGAAAACAATCACAGCAATAGTAATCCTTGATTTTTGTTGATTGCTAAACAACCCTTCATCCTTCTCTCTGAGTATTAGCAATGCAAAAGGCCAGAAGAATGGCATCAAAATAGTGACTATGGTTTTAtagatcattttcatttttgtctttatacACTTACCTGTATTTCCCAAGTTATTTACAATGCACATGCATTGGTTTTGTGAGACAGATATATGAagtgtttttaaagagaaatatggGTTTGGACATATATTTGACATAGATGTCAGACTCAGAAAAGCTCTCCCTGGGGGTTGCCCGTCCCTATCACAGCCTGGATCATAGAGTAGACCCACCAGTACATGCCTGGGCTTAGGTGCTGGCAAGAGGCAATTTAGCAATATATTTGACTTATTCTACACCAAATCAACTGGAGGAAAGAATATAATTCAACCAATGGCCCATTGTCCCAGAGCCTTAATCACAAACTGGCTTTGTACAAGATTCCAGGAAGCTGTCAAGGTCAGGAAAGCCTGAGCCTTGGACCTCAAGTTGCTTACAAAGTAAGTTCAAGACAAAAACATACAGGAAACAACTTTTGAGACTGACAAGATAAGAAATGTGCAGTACCAGTATAAGAGGATTGACCATCAGCCAGGAAGGTAAGATACAGAAGTTACTGAGGCTTCCAGTAATTTCTAAAAGGGAAGTCAGAATTGTAGACCTGAAAGCCATTACTCTGAGTTTTTATGATTCTGGGCCTCTGTAACTTTCCTGTGTCTTACTCTTGTTACTCAAATGTTTCCCTATAGTctttagcaaagaaaaaaaaataccttgggaaggagaaaaagaattagTAGGGAGATAGAATCCCAGTATAAAACCACGAATACTTCTGaatgacaacaaaaaaaatcaccgtAAGACAGCTCTGACAGTAAAGAGCCTGGACGTCATTACTTCCATTTTTACAAggaaaaaagctgaacaaactgaaaagcaATAACTTTTCTTAGATTCTGCAGAGAATGGTAGTCACAGGCAAAGCACCCaccctaaaaatagaaaagacagaGGAATACAGAGAACCACAACTTACcttccagaagcagaagccactcaGGAGCCGGCAACTTGTAGGAGCACTTACATGGTACCtgatgaattgctggaggctGAGTGTTTGGGCTAGCTTAAGTGTCATAAACTCCTGGGGTCCCTGTAGTAGGGAAGCCCCACATTTTCCTGGGGTTACCTCCAGGAAGGTCACCAGTTTCTCACTGTGAAGACAGGAGAAAAATCCCCAGGCTTCAGGCAAGAGGAGAGGAAAAGTAACCATTTAAAACCATGCCCAGCGGAAAAGTAACCATTTTGAAAGCCGGGAGCATTCTGTTCTCCTTAAGTGTTCTCATCAAAGGACACTGTCTTACCAGGGCCTTATCTGCCCTAGGGGAAGGGCAATGAGACAACTTCAGCCCCCCTCTAGCCTTCCAGTCTCCATcgggggagaaaaagagaaaggccaCAGCAGGGACTTGGCTCACTGAGATTGAATTGTAAGATTACACAATGCCTCTCCTCCCCAGTACCTTAtggtattagtttgctagggctgccatgaagtaccacacactgggtggctGAACCAACAAagatgtattgtctcacagttctggagcctggaagttGTCAGGGCTATGTCCCCTCTGAAGGTGCTGGGAAGGAGCCCTCCTTGCCTCCTAGTTTCTTGTGGTTGCTGGCAATTCTCCACATTCTTTGGCTTGGAGCTGCTtccttccaacctctgcctctaccATCACATGACCTTCTCTCTGGAGGAGAGACAAAATTTGACCTCTACCTTATTAGGGCTTTCAATGGGGCCTGAGAATTAAACAGATGTAGACAGATGAACAGGAAAAgtatacaaatgtatttaatataagcTTTATGTGTCATGGGAGCCTTCATAAGaaaattgtcttagtccattttgtgctgttataacagaataccacagaccaggtaatttataaagaatagaaatttatttctcacagttctggagcctgagaagttcaagatcatgGCACCGGCAAGTTCGTTGTCTGGTAAGGGTCCAGACTCTGAGTTCAAGAGGGCGCTTTGAGTGGTGCATCTTCCCGAGGGGATGAACGCTGGGTCCTCATGCGGTAGAAAAGCAGAGTGGGTGATGCTTTTTACAgcatcattaattcattcacGAGAGTGGAGttctcatgacctaaacacctcccaacactgttgcactgggaaTTATGTTTCCAATATATGATTTCTGGGGACAACAGACATGAAGACCTTTCAAAAAAAGTAATCAGAGTTAAA from Pongo abelii isolate AG06213 chromosome 11, NHGRI_mPonAbe1-v2.0_pri, whole genome shotgun sequence carries:
- the LOC100460220 gene encoding LOW QUALITY PROTEIN: cytochrome c oxidase assembly protein COX20, mitochondrial-like (The sequence of the model RefSeq protein was modified relative to this genomic sequence to represent the inferred CDS: deleted 1 base in 1 codon; substituted 1 base at 1 genomic stop codon), which codes for MAPAPEPCEPAKGKLFKLLGISVVENIPCARDSILYGSLGSVVAGFGHFFCXLVEFENHVMLE